In the Sulfobacillus thermosulfidooxidans DSM 9293 genome, CAAGGTTTTTTGCGGGGAAATGTTGCCTGTTCCAGCACCAACACTTGCTTGCCACTTTGAGCGAGAAGCCTGGCTGCGGTGGAACCTGCGGGACCTGCTCCAATAATAATGACGTCCTCCATGACATAACCCCCTAAAATAGACTTAGACCTTGCTTTATTTCCCTATTCCGTTTTAGTGTAACATGAGAGGTTTTTTGAATAGGACAGAAAACTGCAATAAAACCGATGTCATGCCCATGAATACTTGGGTGAAATATAACCGGTATCAACCATACATGCTGATAGGAGATTAATTGAATGATACATTGGAAAAGCAAACATTTTGTGATTTTGGGATCCGCTTTACTTCTTGCTGGCTGTGGCACAGCCAAAACCTCGCCTCGTTCTCATACCTCCGCTCCTTCTTCATTGAATTCGGCTTCGCCGTCTCGCGCCTCAATGAAAAATCTTGATCCTTTGACAGGATTGCCATCGTCCCATCATGGTCCTTTACTTGCGGTAATGGTAGAAAATAGCGAATATGGGCGTCCGCAATATGGCCTTCGCTCCGCCGATGTGGTTTATGAGGCCTATACCGAGTTCTTTTATTATTCCAGGTTTATGCTTTTGTTTTATGGAAAAGAACCGGCTCAAGTCGGCCCGGTGAGATCGGCCAGGCCGTATTTTGTGAGTTGGGTCCATGAATGGCCCGGGGCGGCCTATGTGCATGCGGGCGCATCCGATCCGGGATATGTTAGCATTAACCGCGATCATATCCACAATTTGGACGTTGATGCGAATGCCTACGGACTCGCGTACCGGGTCAACTACCGGCCAGCTCCACATAATTTGTTTGTCAGCATTCCTAAAGCGGCTCAGATGGCGCAAGCATCTTGGGGAAATCCAGGGATTAGCCCTCATTGGCAATTTGGCCCCAAGCCGGGAAAAACGCCACCCCGCTATCAAACGATCACTTTGACATGGAATACGCACAACACGATTGAACAATGGCGGTGGGATGAACAACAAAGAGGCTGGACCCGGTGGGTGCTCTGCCCGGAATGTCCGGATAATCAATATGTCCAGGTTATGGGCGAGAATAGTCATAAGCCGGTTTTGGCCTCCAATATCATTATCCAATATACCCAAGAAGAGTATTTACCCGATCCGGCTCATACGGGATGGATTCAAATTCAAACCCATGGTCAGGGCAAGGCTCTCCTCATTTTAGGCAATCACATTTATCACGGAACATGGCGTAATCAAGGGCCGGGGATGCCCACTAAGTTTTATTTGAATAATGGGGAACCAGCCAAATTTGCTCCCGGTCAAACCTGGATCGAAGTCGTGCCTAATAGCCAATCGGCAGCCAATCCTTTTCAATTGCAGTTGCAATGATGAGATAGGTGATGAGAAACTGAAGATTTCACCCCGTATGATCAATGTCTTAGGGTTAGTACCTTGAATTTTTATCATTCATGACAACACTTGGGCTGGTATAATGAGGATATTGAAACTGGGGTGATAGGGTGTTCAAACACTGGACCAATAGATGGGATGAGTTGGCGGTTTTAGTCGACACCGGCGCTGCTTATCTAGCCTATCTCATTGCGGTGCATGTGTATTTAACGTGGCTCAATCCACGTGTAGCAACGGTGGAACTAATCACCTTTTATTTTTCGTTTTCTCCGGTTTTGTTAGCATTGAACTGGCTTGTGCTCAAATTTAACTTTAAAGGATACTCAAGGCGGTGGAATCAGCTTCCCGCCGAAGCGCGGATGCTCGTACTTTCCAACCTGGAGAGTACGCTAGCTTTAGCCCTACTCATTTTCTTTGTGAAAGCGACATGGTTTTCCCGCCTCATTTTCGTCCTTCTTCCTGTGATTTCCTTAATCTTGCAGTTAACGGTGCACACCTTGACCAAGGTGGGCGTTAACCGGTTTCGGTTGGGAGGCATGGATGTTCGGCGTCTTATTGTGATGGGGTATCCTAAACGGGTAAAAATTTTTGCCCGGACGGTTGATGCTGTCCCAGAAGCCGGCATGGAAGTGATTGATCGTTTGGAAATTCCATTAGGGTCTGTCGAAAAGGGGCATCAGGGAATTGATAAACTCCGGCAATTACTACATTCTACGGTGGTGGACACCGTCGTCTTAGCTCTGCCCATGGCCGATGACGTGATGATGAATGCGATTCGCATGGCCCATCAACAAGGGAAAGAAGTACGATTAGTGTTAGACGAAGTCGGAGCGTTTGCCTATAAATCGGTGCTCTATGATTTTTATGGGAATTCCGTTTTAGTGGTCAATTCCAGCCGCGGCCAACAGTCAGCTCGTCAAGCCGTCAAGCGAATAATGGATGTTCTCTTCTCATTTTTGGGGATCATCGTGACGTTGCCCATTATGGCGCTGGTGGCATTGTTAATCAAATGGGACAGTCCTGATGGCCCCGTCTTTTTTGTTCAACAACGGGTTGGTCTTAACGGGCGCTTATTTCCCTGTTTCAAGTTTCGGACCATGGTTCCCAATGCCGAAAGCCTTAAAGAAGAAATTGCCCATTTGAATGTTATGAGTGGTCCCGTGTTTAAGGTGCCAGATGATCCCCGTGTGACCCGCATTGGAAAGTTTTTACGCAAAACGAGCCTCGATGAACTCCCCCAATTACTGAATGTCTTATTAGGTCACATGAGCTTAGTGGGACCGAGACCGGCTCTTCCCTCTGAAGTCGAACGCTACGGGGAAGACTACCGTAAACGCTTATCGGTCCGTCCTGGCATTACGTGTTTATGGCAAATTTCAGGGCGCAATGAGATCGATTTCGAGCAGTGGATGCAATTAGATATGGAATATATCGATTCATGGTCCCTCTTGTTAGACTTCAAAATTCTTTTGAAAACTATTCCCGCTGTTCTTCAACAAAAAGGTGCTCACTAGGCGGATAAAGCCGGAGAGGGGAGATGGCATAAGCTATTCTTCTCTCTCCACCTTTGCATCCTGAATCTCCCTATCTTATGATGGATGAAGATATTTCCAAATCATTATGAGGGAGGTAGCAGATGCCGGAATTAGAGCCCCAACTCTTGCATGTGATTGGGGATGCACCTGAAGGGCCATGGAGCGTATTTTCATTGCCTACAGGAGACCACACGGCCATGGTCTCGGTGATTATTCCACGCTCACTTTGGCTCGAAATCAGCAGGCGCGATCCCTTTTCTTCTGATTTGTCACTTATTGAGCGTATTGGGCGCATGGCAATTTTGCACCGGCTACAACAAACTGGGGAACTCGAGACGATTGTTGTAGACACTGATGACATTCAAGAGTTATGGAAAAAGCCTGATGAACCATGGTATATGACCTTACGGCGCTGTGGACAGTGTCATGAGATGGTCCCTCATGGGGAAGTTCTTGAGGCCTTGGCCAATGCTTTGCCGCCTAATTCACGGGGGCAAATTACGGTGGAAGTGCTGTGCCCATCTTGTATGGTGCAAACATCCCATGTTCTTAACCCATGGGGAGTAGTTGAACGGTAGCGTTTTAGGGAGAAAGGTGGGCGGGATACGATGCAGGCGAAACTAGTGAGAGCAACTGGACATCTATTGCCCGAGGAAACCCTTCAGGATTATCACCGCATTTCCTACAAAGAGCGGACCACCCAGTGGGCATGCGTCTTCAAATCTCGTCACGAAACGGACCTTAAAAGACGATTGGCTTACGATTCCAGCGTGTTAACGCGTGAGGAGGTCCTCCAACTTTATGGACCTGATCCTGATCTTATCGACCGGGCCCGTCAATGGCTAAGTCGCCACGGGGTAAGAGTGTTGAAACAAGATGGCTTTATTTTGTGGTTGCAAGGAAGCTTGGGTCAAATTGAAGAAACGTTGAAAATCCCCTTTGGGGAAAAAGATGGACAGTTTATGCCGCTCCGTGAACCCTTGGTGCCTGAATGGCTCGCTCCCCATATTGTTGGATTTGTGGGCTTGGAAAACGTGTCTAAGTTATATCCCCGTTTTCGATTCCCGACACACCCAGAAGAGTTGGCTAATAATGGGCAGGGGTTCTTTCCCCTTGATATTCAAACGGCTTACGCGTTTCCCGCTTCGCTCAATGGTTCAGGGCTTACCATTGGGCTTCTCGAATTTTCAAATGGCTTTAATCCCCAGGATGTGATGACGTTCTGGAACCAATTTGGTATTGCTTGCCCAAATGTGAGCTTTGTATCGGTTGATGGAACCCCGAATGATCTGGGGGTTAATGCCTACGATTTGGAGGCAACGTTGGATATTGAATGGGCAGGAGCTATGGCTCCTTTGGCAAACTTGGTGGTTTATGAAGCCAATGCAGGCTCGTCGGATACCTCTTTTGCTTTATCCGTTCTTAAGGCTTTGCAGTATGCTTATAACGACGTGCTTAATTGTCCCGATATTTTATCGATCAGTTATGGGGATGGCGAAACACGGTTTCCCGTTTCTACTATGCAGGCATGGGATATGGTGGCTCGCAATGCGGCTTTGATTGGTATGACGATCTTCGTCGCTTCTGGGGATCAGGGAGCTTATGGTCTGCACGGACCCGGACGAAAAATTTGTCATGTCGATGCGCCGGCGAACTCTCCGCATATGGTATCGGTAGGTGGCACGCATTTGCTCTTAAATAGCCAAGGGCAGATAGTCGAAGAAACCGGCTGGACGGATGTGAATAATAACGGAGCATCGGGGGGAGGTATCAGTCAGGTATTTGCGGTCCCGGCCTATCAAGA is a window encoding:
- a CDS encoding DUF3048 domain-containing protein, whose protein sequence is MIHWKSKHFVILGSALLLAGCGTAKTSPRSHTSAPSSLNSASPSRASMKNLDPLTGLPSSHHGPLLAVMVENSEYGRPQYGLRSADVVYEAYTEFFYYSRFMLLFYGKEPAQVGPVRSARPYFVSWVHEWPGAAYVHAGASDPGYVSINRDHIHNLDVDANAYGLAYRVNYRPAPHNLFVSIPKAAQMAQASWGNPGISPHWQFGPKPGKTPPRYQTITLTWNTHNTIEQWRWDEQQRGWTRWVLCPECPDNQYVQVMGENSHKPVLASNIIIQYTQEEYLPDPAHTGWIQIQTHGQGKALLILGNHIYHGTWRNQGPGMPTKFYLNNGEPAKFAPGQTWIEVVPNSQSAANPFQLQLQ
- a CDS encoding sugar transferase, with protein sequence MFKHWTNRWDELAVLVDTGAAYLAYLIAVHVYLTWLNPRVATVELITFYFSFSPVLLALNWLVLKFNFKGYSRRWNQLPAEARMLVLSNLESTLALALLIFFVKATWFSRLIFVLLPVISLILQLTVHTLTKVGVNRFRLGGMDVRRLIVMGYPKRVKIFARTVDAVPEAGMEVIDRLEIPLGSVEKGHQGIDKLRQLLHSTVVDTVVLALPMADDVMMNAIRMAHQQGKEVRLVLDEVGAFAYKSVLYDFYGNSVLVVNSSRGQQSARQAVKRIMDVLFSFLGIIVTLPIMALVALLIKWDSPDGPVFFVQQRVGLNGRLFPCFKFRTMVPNAESLKEEIAHLNVMSGPVFKVPDDPRVTRIGKFLRKTSLDELPQLLNVLLGHMSLVGPRPALPSEVERYGEDYRKRLSVRPGITCLWQISGRNEIDFEQWMQLDMEYIDSWSLLLDFKILLKTIPAVLQQKGAH
- a CDS encoding S53 family peptidase — protein: MQAKLVRATGHLLPEETLQDYHRISYKERTTQWACVFKSRHETDLKRRLAYDSSVLTREEVLQLYGPDPDLIDRARQWLSRHGVRVLKQDGFILWLQGSLGQIEETLKIPFGEKDGQFMPLREPLVPEWLAPHIVGFVGLENVSKLYPRFRFPTHPEELANNGQGFFPLDIQTAYAFPASLNGSGLTIGLLEFSNGFNPQDVMTFWNQFGIACPNVSFVSVDGTPNDLGVNAYDLEATLDIEWAGAMAPLANLVVYEANAGSSDTSFALSVLKALQYAYNDVLNCPDILSISYGDGETRFPVSTMQAWDMVARNAALIGMTIFVASGDQGAYGLHGPGRKICHVDAPANSPHMVSVGGTHLLLNSQGQIVEETGWTDVNNNGASGGGISQVFAVPAYQEGIPLPVKAGYHVGRGVPDVALNADPDTGYAVFFQGMWTVVGGTSVASPIWAAITALINQNRVQAGKSLIGYMNPRLYGIDHASTFHDITVGNNSYDGVTGYDCTPGWDAVTGWGSPIVVSLVKSLS